The nucleotide window AGCAAGCCGACGACATGGCGGTAGCCGCTTCTCACCATCACGAAGAAGGCGGTGGTCACGAACACCATGGACATCACCATCACGACCACGGTGGCCACCACCATAAGGGTCATAAAGGACACCACCATCACCACAAGGGTGACCATGGCCATCATGGCAAGCACCATCATCATGACCACCATCATGAACACGGCGGCGGCCACAAGAAGCACTGGGATGAGCACGACCACCACGGTGACCACCATGAGCACGGACATCACCACAAGGGAGAGAAACACGGCCACCACGAACACCATGACAAAGGTGAACATGTCGACGGCTACCACAAGAAATACCACAAGGATCACTTCCACAAGGACCATCACTTCCACGACGGCCACCACGATGAGGGCAAGCACCACAAGCACGGACACCACCACGGACATCATGAAGACCACGGCGGCCACCACAAGAAGGGCGGTCACCATCACTCCGGACACCACGAAGGCCACCACGGTCACCACGGACACCACGACAAGCACCACCACGACGAGGGCCACCACGGACACAAGGGACACCACGGACACGAGGGACATCACCACCACCATCATGATCATGGCAAGAAGGGCGGCCACGACGACCACAAACACTGGGGCTTCCACCACGGCAAGCACTGATTGTACAAATTATGATAAGAATTGTTACCTATCTTTTACTGTTATTAAGAATGAAAGTTGTTgttgttattcatatttttataaaaagtaaataggtatttttctaaacgtatacttattattattgtgatgtttattttacCTCTGATTATCTTGTCGATACTCATGTCGAGATATGAGTACTTCACGTACCTACACATCGTCCTAAGGTCTCTTGAAGTCTCAGAATCCCGCGAAACCTAAATCCGTTTTAAGTTATGTCTACGTATGTTATACATATTTCCCATATGATCATTAAGTATGACTGATAATATACcttaattaagtaagtataactCTTTGATAGTATACTATTTTGCAATATCTTGTACTCTACAAACAGTAACAAGCAacaagaacataataatatagaactGTGGCTTCAGTAGCTACCCCTAAACATACTTTGATGCACGTGTATACTAAGGTCACTCTTCATAATTACGCTAATTTACGCTTTCCGATTACAAGGGAAAAATTTATCCAGTCCCGTTTCGTTTAATGTTTACGTAAgtataacaatttttaattatttttggtttgCCAACCTATGATGATctatagataaattataatcaaaaccAACCTTCATTTAAATCATAACAAAGATCTAGACTGTTTACTTTAAGTTTTACACTGCAATAGGTACACtgattttaaatcaatttcttAATAATTGACATCGCATAAGTAACAAATTGCGTAGAAGGACCGTAAAGAGACGTTTCATGGACCACTTCTAACTTGTCGAACATTGAAGATCCCTGAGCTACTATTTCACATCCTAGTGTTCTGGGGTTCTGATGCCACGCATGGTGTTTCAAGGATTACATACATCACTTATCTGTAAATAATACCTATGCTATAATAcgctgtttgtttgtctgtttgtcgtatggttagtggtcaacctagtgtcagagttgttcaagccgcccgggaggcctttgacgtggcttaacgactgttatcttagtagacaacaaccgggaccgacttttaacgtgccctccgaagcacggagacgcccagttcatataccactatgcggtctcccatctatggaattaccgcgctaatggttgcttaacccatagatcgtttaccgaccggtgagtgcaactggctatgggcgcctcaaatacGCTAAATGTTGTAAGTACAAAACATCACGACTAATTTAGTAATAACTACTGCAAAttcttataattaataatatattttaaataaataattgatattgtCTAACGATCTGACGGAATACTTACTTGTTTTGTTCCATTTTTTTTTGCCTAGCGCTTATTTTGCGACAAAGGAAATCAGTTTgcaagacatacacagatcataacGGTGAAGGTTTGCATAAAGGTCAAGTGCGTAATACTCATTACCTGCGATCCTTAATGACAAGATGTACCCGACGAATGTGATTGAAATGAATGAAGCAAGgtctgtaaggatcgtaccaggTGGCGTTCTccagtctctgcctacccctatgggaagaaggcgtggtTTGATGTGTGTATctattctatgtatgtatggaatTCAGTTACGGGTTAATACTTGACAAGTCATATAGGTCAAAATGAACTCAAATAATATCATAGTCTTGAGTCATTAATACACACGTTAAAGcgctaaaaatacatttattaattaaatgaagaatcatttgttaatttattcagattaattaatttaacttaaatttaAATGGTTCAACTCAAAGAAAACAGAAGAACTATATGTTTTACATACTAAATAAAGAGACCGAAAATTTTAAGCGCTGATagctattttgtttttgtaaaaaaaaagtgttttatgaCTTGAACAATGTAAAGGCACTGACCGGTGATACGAGGTATTGTATCACTAGCAGTGAGCACTACAAATGGAACACCGCGTATACTAATATCCATTAATAATGACTATGATGTGATGGTCATTGCACTCGTAGGTAACATCATGTTTTTCCATTTGAAACCGATGTTTCAATGCGTGCAGTTTAACCACCGGTTTCTGGTCTATACCCGTATGTTGATAACAGTGCGCATTCCAGTATTAAAATCTTCAATTGGTTGTCATTAATTTTGCAATGTAGAAGAAACTTATTGATTTGCCGGTGAGAAGAGAAGATATAGGAAGATAATCTCGTGACAAGCAGTCATACACTTAATTTGGTACTCGAGCAAGGTTCTCTTAGCCTAtttagaggagctcgtggcttagttaacaacagccgcgcggatcgatctctgaggttaagccatgcttgccgaggttgatttgtgaatgggtgaccatcttatacatatcgagttcctccgtgtttcggaaggcacgttaaattgtgggtcccggctgtcatattcgaagatctttgacagtcgttaacagtagtcacaagcttgaaagtctgacaaccagtcttatctaTGGGTAttgtgttatcccaggtaactgggttgcggaggtcagataggcagtcgctccatgtaaaacactgatattcagctgcatccggtgagactggaagccgactccaacatagcttggaagaaaggctaagctgacacattctaattaattaagtaaaataagtcATTTGTTATTGAATTCGATATACAGGTAATGAACAATTAATCTATACAATGAAAATTTGTACCTAAATACCAATTTTGGAGAGtaaatacctacataggtatacaaaattacatattattattctgtcGTAAGTGCGAAAAATTACCAACATATGgtcaacataatatatgaataactacgtgtgtaatatttatttagaaatagtcgggtaaagatttataaaatgtgattccgttaatattgtaattgtgACGTTTTTGTGTGCCGTGCCTAATGTTTTTTTGTCGGTTCGTCAACATTGTGCGTTTCTCTGTCACCTTATGTTAGAGTTCAAGGACACAAACGAACAAGGTCATTTTCAACTGGCttcaaaaatttactttttatatattgatCCATCTCGAAACCtgaatttgaaaaaatactttggCAGTGGCTGAATTTGGCAattgttgtattaaaattaatattaattataaactaatttatttactgaGAATGTCACAGTATACCTATAAATGAATAATGTTTATCAACCAATACGAATACCGCTGTTCAAACACATGTTAAAAACCGGAGGTTTACCTAGATAGTATAGTACTCACCATAATTAAGTTCTGTAGTTGTGAACTACAAAAAAAGTAACTGACTTTCGAGAGTCATTCATTTACGGCAAGCTGGAAGTTGACCGTGAGTTAGTTCGGATACAAATATTACATCAATCAGTTTACTTGTTCGATATAAATAGACAATCGATGTTTTAGAGGTCAGTTACAACCGGACTTCCTCTGGACAGTTATCTACCGCGACTCCAGCAGTTCGGTAGAGTTCATCATGAGGGTGCTATTAGTAGTTGGTGTTTTGTGCCTCGCGGCGATATGTACCGCTGAGCAAGCCGACGACATGGCGGTAGCCGCTTCCCACCATCACGGTCATGGTGGCGGACATGAGCACCATGCTCATCACCATCATGACCACGGTGGCCATGGACACAAGGGACATAAAGGACACCATCATCATCACCACGGTGACCACGGCCATCATGGCAAGCACCATCATCACGACCACCATCATGAACACGGCGGCGGCCACAAGAAGCACTGGGATGAGCACGACCACCACGGCGACCACCATGAGCACGGACACCACCACAAGGGAGAGAAACACGGCCACCATGAACACCACGACAAAGGTGAACACATTGATGGATACCACAAGAAACATCATAAGGATCACTTCCACAAGGACCATCACTTCCATGACGGCCACCACCACGAAGGCAAGCACCACAAACATGATCACCACCACAAACATCATGAAGACCACGGCGGCCACCACAAGAAGGGCGGTCATCATCACTCCGGACATCACGAAGGCCACCACGGTCACCACGGACACCACGACAAGCACCACCACGACGAGGGCCACCACGGACACAAGGGACACCACGGACACGAGGGACATCACCACCACCACCATGATCACGGCAAGAAGGGCGAACATGAGGACCACAAACACTGGGGCTTCCACCACGGCAAGCACTGATTgtacaaattactttaattgTTATCAATTATTGTTGTTAAGAATGAAcgttgtttttgttgtttatatttttatacaaatgaaataaataagtagttacTTTTCTAAATATATGTCTTATATTTTACTTTCCTTAACTCATCTTGATTGGGTcgagtaataataaattagggATCCCAACTTTAGGACCACATTGCAATGGTATCTACATCATCGGATAACTGGTTACTGTTCCTTTATCAGTGAGAGTGGTATATAATAATCCATatatcaatataaaagaaaaattcttACCTTTGTGAAGGGttgtagattttttatagaaatcatTCACCATTGttaaatcaaaaacaattaCCTTGTTCTGACTGTACACATCAAAATTGATGTCTGACTTTCTTTGTTCTCTCAGAATACCAATTCGTCTAtgaatttctttaataatatcagGTAATTTATCCACACCCATAAATCCAAtgaccataaaaataaatacccaTTTGGCTTTATGATTAAGCTCTATGTATATTGTGGTCACTTACAAACAGTACATGAACTCCCGTAAagttgattattttgttttaataaaaccggCTGCCGAAGGACTATGTACTTAGAGATTATTCGTGATGGTATGCCATATACCGAACAGTTACCTCCGAACGACTACCTATAGATATCCTTATTGATGATGCCTATAATAGGTTATTatcattgtatattattattattaatagtccATATTGTATAAATTAGTCCATAGTGTGCCATTGCAGGGAATAGGCCACATATCATTTCATTCCTTCCACCTGTCTCTCTCTAAAGCTATTAGAGGCCAAATTTTTAGTATGAGAGTCCATTCATTTCGTATGCTCTTTCTGAGCATTGCGCTGTCGTTTAGTATGGGCATCCTTTATACACAGCAATTCTAGGGCATTAATACGCCAGATATTATCTATATCTGGCGTATTTAGGTTTCATTCAATAGAAAATTACTGAATTGTGGTTTCATTATGACGCTTGAAAATGATTTATTCCAGAATTAGATTGAAATGCTTTAAATTAAACTGTCGACCGCCTGCCTTTGCCTAACTTTCTGTAATTTGCACGTAAGTACGTATAATATGAATAGTCTGTGTCTATTAAGTatacacaatataatacaaCGCTTTTCAATACGGTACatgatatttttcaaatataaaagtagtttCGGAGATTAGGTACTTTGAGTACTACATACTTAAACAACAAAGAACGTAATAATTACGTTCtatatattacaattattgtagCTGATCGACAAGATCCAATATGCtgtttaaaaaatgctttaaatcCTACAAGGTAACAATAAATAGTGATAACTATGCCTATGTAGCTATTGGGTAAATTAAGGTGTAAGTGTTACTCTTTATAGACTTTCATATGatgtgttttaaattgtaaattctTCTTTGCATCAAATATTTCACTCGTCGTTTTCAGTCAGTGTCAAGTCTTACAGTTTTTCgcttagaaataaatatgtttcttaATTACACGTTATTGAAATAGCTTATGACATATTGGCAATCGGCGTGTAGAACGGTTTTATTGTTACCTTATACTgtattttcttcaatattttattgttacttacctatttatcgtagtcatttatatattattcgTTTAGTATTTGTTGGGTGTGTTAGGAAtgaatgtataattataaatattgtttatgaaaaaatattatttactttgtataaaaatataaacaacaataacaacttCCATTCTTAATAACTGATAACAATCAAAGAACTTTGTACAATTAGTGCTTGCCGTGATGGAAGCCCCAGTCTTTGTGATGACCATGTTCGCCCTTCTTGCCGTGATCATGGTGGTGGTGGTGATGTCCCTCGTGTCCGTGGTGACCCTTGTGTCCGTGGTGGCCCTCGTCGTGGTGGTGCTTGTCATGGTGTCCGTGGTGACCATGGTGGCCTTCGTGATGTCCGGAGTGGTGGTGTCCGCCCTTCTTGTGGTGGCCGCCGTGGTCTTCGTGATGTCCGTGGTGGTGTCCGTGCTTGTGGTGCTTGCCTTCATCGTGGTGGCCGTCGTGGAAGTGATGGTCCTTGTGGAAGTGATCCTTGTGGTATTTCTTGTGGTAGCCGTCGACATGTTCACCTTTGTCGTGGTGTTCGTGGTGGCCGTGTTTCTCTCCCTTGTGGTGGTGTCCGTGCTCATGGTGGTCACCGTGGTGGTCGTGCTCATCCCAGTGCTTCTTGTGGCCGCCGCCATGTTCGTGATGGTGGTCATGATGATGGTGCTTGCCATGATGGCCGTGGTCAccgtgatgatgatgatggtgtcCTTTATGACCCTTGTGTCCATGGCCTTCATGGTGATGATGGTGATCGCCATGGTGTTCGTGGCCGCCACCCTTCTCGTGATGGTGAGAAGCGGCTACCGCCATGTCGTCGGCCTGCTCAGCGGTACATATCGCCGCGAGGCACAAAACACCGACCACTAATAGCACCCTCATGCTGAAGCACTACTACTAGACACCTGTTTCGTCTGAAGACTATTGCTGTAACTGTAGAGAGGAAGTCCGGTTGTAACTGACCTCTGATACATTGATTGTCTATTTATATCGTTGTGTTAGACACTAGGCGATGGAGAAATTATTCCGCAAGCGACCCGTCTCACTAGTTCATggacaattaaataaaaagagtaACTATTAATCGATGTCTTAGATTTACTGAAACTGAAATACATTATTCTTTTGCTTAATCCTATAGGTAATTCGTTAATACTAGGCTTATATTAAAGGTTAGGACGACCAAGTACACATACTTCATAATGATTAGAACTTTTCTTGGGAAAAAACACACATTTTAGTTACGTATGAAAAGAACgccttattttattaaactggGAAATAGGAAAGATTCgcagtaacaaaatattatatgtgtCCATATGTAATACATTACACTTTTCAGCGGTgacatattaattataataatattataatctgaaATATCTTGTAAACAAATTTGCTTGGGTACTTGAAAAAgatatcttatattattatgagtatcGATTCGACGGTAAAACGAATTTCTTTTACATATTGTATCTAAGGCAAGTATAGCGTAGAGGAAATTTGAATAGATTTCGACATCAATGGTGGTATTGTTAACCTCATCGCGTAGAAATCTTCATTCAATGTTACACACAGTTGATTGACGGTTCATAAGGCCGACTCTATCGAAAATTATCTGCTTAGTGGGTCTTTTCGCGTTTCAAACGCCGCTATTTGGATAGCGTTAAACAATTCTTCCGAATGACTTAGCACACTTAATCCCGCCCTTGTTGGTCCATGTCCGGAATCTTTTCACTATAATACATATCTGTTTGAGTATTCAGTTTGATTATACACGCTTATGAGTTCATCACGGTCTTTTGTAAACACTCCAATAATGTACAGAATACATGATTCGATATGTGTAATACAGATGTTTTCAACATAAAGTAAGGATTATATATAAGCTTCTAAGATATTTGTGATTCTTGGAAGTAGCTACTTGCATGCCCTCGCCAGCCCTCTTTTGATAATTTGGTAcagaatatttcataataatgtcGATGAATACCTAGGAATATTTAGCAAGCGACGGCAATATCTCACAATTAACACAATTAGATTACACAAcctattatatttaagttataaaGTAGCTTTATAGGCAATTAATTGTTtctatatacataattatgtttgtattgacCACAATCACTTTTCACTACTACGTTTCGTTCATGAGGCAATGTTAAATtatatgccaccaaaaacattctgtaaaaacctcaagtctcgcagctcagtctttctggcgtaaaaagtggtgagatctatataataccaagtcgattaatctatttcgtctctacttaaaggacctgctgtcttaagttattacatatgttattatcatgccagtattaaaaatattttacgttaaaacaaatagatcgtcctggccatcgcatgatttgtatgtattacactacacagcacgacgagaagttaaatgctcccgaaattttaatggcgaatttgtgttttcatgcgatgaccaagtcgatctatttgttttaacgtaaaatatttttaatactggcatgataataacatatgtaataacttaagacagcaggtcctttaagtagagacgaaatagattaatcgacttggtattatatagatctcaccactttttacgccagaaagactgagctgcgagacttgaggtttttacagaatgtttttggtggcatctcacttctttttgtagaacgaacataagtccaatttgtatggaaatacgttttttcttataattcaacatattttcctatgggaatgtcgtttagtttcatgggctaaacgtACCCTTACTCACATACCCCCTCctgttatgtctcatatagtaggtacctatctacacctattattttatattatactacagtaataataagattcattaactgcaaatataacctGGTAAtcctatataggtatatatttatatgggaCCAGTTGACCCGCGCAGCGCCGCTCACGCTTTTAAtgaataccgcgcattttcaaatttattcaccttttacaccttctctggacttccacaaataattcaagaccaaaattagccaaatcggtccagccgttcacgagttttagcgagactaacgaacagcaatttaattttatatacagggtgtggtgtaaataatggataatcctttaccagcggttgggcgaccacccgactgatctaaaaattaaaattgatttttggcataagtatcatagtttttgaaattttggccattttgtgtgtttgcCTGTACCATCTACTTcgaacgatttttttttaagattttttttttgacacttttttatttttgtatgtagtCTTCCTCTTTTTCTTTTCCGGTACTACTTCTTGAGCTTCAGCTACACTATTTCTTAAAGCCCACTCCCTGTCTCTATGGGTTTTTCTCGGCGGCTTTGAGGTTACAATTTTTGACAAGTCTGGACGGTAAATACTTCTTAATCGGTTGTATTCGCAAATTGCGGATTTCTGCGCTTTAATACTTCCGGTGTCGAGATTAATTAGATGTAAACCGCCCAGACTTGTAACTCTCGACAGTGCCACGTAAGCTTGACCGGATGTGAACACTGCAGAGCCTATATCCATCAGCGCATTACTTAAAGTTAGGCCCTGACTTTTATGTATAGTTATAGCATAGGCTATACATATGGGAAATTGTTCGCGATGAACATAAGCTCTATTAATAATCtcaaattttgttttgactGGACCAAGCTCGTAAACAttaggtttattattaaatttaatatgtattttcttaataattttggAATTTTCAGGATCACTTTTTACTTTCTGCACTATACCGATAGACCCATTAACTAAACCTAAACTAACGTCGATGTTTCGCCTTAACATAACTTTTGcacctatttttataataacgttCTCTTCCAGACCTGCAGTCATAGACGCATCGTCTTCgtattttttcaaacattcacgAGCTCGTTTTGTAATGTATCTGGGACAATCTATGCTATCTATAGctataagttttatttcagGCTGTGGGAGAGATCTGAGCATTGCAGTATTTAATTGTTGAcacatattttttgtaggtaATAAGCAAACGGTATCGTCAGGAAGTTTAGAGAGGTGGTCAATTATTTCGGTTAATCTGTTATCATTTGAATCGGACTTGAGAGTTAATAATCTAGTCGAGAGTAAGTCGCGGTCTTTTAGTGTAGTCACACCTAATCTAATTCTATTTAGCATTTCAACAAAGTCAGAATCATTAATCTGCCGCATGTTAATTGTAAGTTCATCGTATGTAAACAGTTCAATCCACAGATTCGGCATACTAAGGGAACCTAGCAATTTGTTAGTTTCAGTAATTGACAGTTTTTCAAAAGGTGACTTTTCTCTTACCGGTGGAAGTTGTAAGAGATCCCCGAAAACTACAAGATGTTTCTTTCCAAACCACCCGTTCTGATCGTCACTTGTGTCGAATATCTCAGTCAAGCGTAAATGAATATATGTTAAAGTAACATTGGATATCATCGATACTTCGTCTATGATAAACAACACTACTTCTTTCAAATCTGATCTCAGAACCTGAAGCACTTCATCAGAAAGTGGTTTGTACTTTGGTGTTTGCTTGTGTTCCACAGGCAGCTGCAATAGTCTATGTATAGTCAATCCATTCACATTGAATGCAGCTATGCCTGTTGGAGCACTAACTgctacttttttgtttaaatgcgTCTTAACCCAAACCTTCAGagcttttattaaaaagctCTTACCCGTGCCACCAGTTCCACTCACGAAACAGCGTAAAACGTCAGCGCTATTATCAGTAGTGTCCATTTTATTTGTGATCATATCGAAGACTCTTTTTTGATCGACATTCAGTTTTGCAATCAGACTTTGAAAATCAGTCTGTTCTTCTTCAGCCATATCGATTCTTTGAAAGTCGTCCATGGCATTTGCAGCTTCCACGGCTTCAAAGCCTAAAGGGTTTTCAGGACCACCGCCATCGTCAACAATTTCCCTATCTTCGTTTATCTCAGCAACTTTAGACTCTATCATTTCAAATGCCTTTTGAATCTTGTATCTTGACTCTATCATTGAATTGCCATAATCGACTCCttcttttaattcatttttcGCCAAATTAAACGCCTCCGTGTAAGTTTCACAACCTATTTTAAGCTCATCTAAGGAACGCCACGGCTTGAATAAAAGAAGTAAAGAGAAAAAGTATTTCTCTGGTACCTGTTCTGTGTCGTAGAAATAGTGATTGATTAAATAGGGGTTAGCTCTTCTTTTAAGGAACTTTTTACTAACTTCTGTCTCGTAATACTCCACTTCAGAGGAGACTGGACGCGTTTTCACAATATCGTAATTTTGAGCAAAACTGTACAAGTTAGTGGCCTCTAACTCTTTAGGCCGTTTAGGATAGTGGTCATCGATCCAAGACTCGTAATAAATATCGGTGGACTCCGGTTCTAGCATCATCATATCAGATTTAGATTTAACACGCCGATTACGAAAGATGTTGACGTCCAGCCATCGAATCGTTGTGGTAGGATCTGTGCCGTACAAAGGAAAACCTAGTAGAGTGTCGCTGGCTTCCAAAGAACCGCACTCTCTACTAGATAAAACTCTAAGGCCAATGTTAAATAGGCGGCTTCTTAAAGGTTTTGTAGAGTTTATGTCTTGAAACATATCAGCAGCGTGAGTTTTCTCGCTCTTAGTGGTATATTTAGTgacgtaataatttaaaatagcgGTTTTTTCGCCTACGTATTGTAAATCAATATTGCCATTCCATGCTAGCAAAATCGCGGGATTATAATCATTAACCATAGACCATTCTTGTTTGCGTACAATATTGTAGAGTCTACTGTTAGACGACAATGTCTTTCTTGCAGCTATTGATTCTATTAAATCTCTAATAGTAA belongs to Anticarsia gemmatalis isolate Benzon Research Colony breed Stoneville strain chromosome 9, ilAntGemm2 primary, whole genome shotgun sequence and includes:
- the LOC142975540 gene encoding uncharacterized protein LOC142975540, whose translation is MRVLLVVGVLCLAAICTAEQADDMAVAASHHHEEGGGHEHHGHHHHDHGGHHHKGHKGHHHHHKGDHGHHGKHHHHDHHHEHGGGHKKHWDEHDHHGDHHEHGHHHKGEKHGHHEHHDKGEHVDGYHKKYHKDHFHKDHHFHDGHHDEGKHHKHGHHHGHHEDHGGHHKKGGHHHSGHHEGHHGHHGHHDKHHHDEGHHGHKGHHGHEGHHHHHHDHGKKGGHDDHKHWGFHHGKH
- the LOC142975521 gene encoding uncharacterized protein LOC142975521, with protein sequence MRVLLVVGVLCLAAICTAEQADDMAVAASHHHGHGGGHEHHAHHHHDHGGHGHKGHKGHHHHHHGDHGHHGKHHHHDHHHEHGGGHKKHWDEHDHHGDHHEHGHHHKGEKHGHHEHHDKGEHIDGYHKKHHKDHFHKDHHFHDGHHHEGKHHKHDHHHKHHEDHGGHHKKGGHHHSGHHEGHHGHHGHHDKHHHDEGHHGHKGHHGHEGHHHHHHDHGKKGEHEDHKHWGFHHGKH
- the LOC142975576 gene encoding uncharacterized protein LOC142975576, producing the protein MRVLLVVGVLCLAAICTAEQADDMAVAASHHHEKGGGHEHHGDHHHHHEGHGHKGHKGHHHHHHGDHGHHGKHHHHDHHHEHGGGHKKHWDEHDHHGDHHEHGHHHKGEKHGHHEHHDKGEHVDGYHKKYHKDHFHKDHHFHDGHHDEGKHHKHGHHHGHHEDHGGHHKKGGHHHSGHHEGHHGHHGHHDKHHHDEGHHGHKGHHGHEGHHHHHHDHGKKGEHGHHKDWGFHHGKH